One Antiquaquibacter oligotrophicus genomic region harbors:
- a CDS encoding GNAT family N-acetyltransferase has translation MEIVVDSPTSPAVRQLLEDHLRDMFATSPPESVHALPPEKLADPHVTFFSVRDEGVVVGCGAMSELSPAHGELKSMRLIESARGKGYASALLTHLITVARERGYERVSLETGAEDFFAPARRLYERHGFTVTGPFAEYTDDPNSVYYTLAL, from the coding sequence GTGGAGATCGTTGTCGACAGCCCCACCTCGCCGGCGGTGCGTCAGCTACTCGAGGACCACCTTCGGGACATGTTTGCCACGTCGCCACCCGAGAGTGTGCATGCTCTGCCTCCCGAAAAGCTCGCTGACCCTCACGTGACCTTCTTTTCGGTGCGGGACGAGGGTGTTGTGGTGGGGTGCGGTGCCATGAGCGAGCTGAGTCCCGCCCACGGAGAACTCAAGTCAATGCGACTCATCGAAAGCGCGAGGGGTAAAGGATATGCGTCGGCGCTGCTCACACACCTCATTACCGTCGCCCGAGAACGGGGATACGAGCGCGTGAGCCTGGAGACGGGCGCTGAGGACTTCTTCGCACCCGCTCGTCGCCTCTACGAGCGGCACGGGTTCACCGTGACTGGCCCTTTTGCGGAGTACACCGACGACCCGAACTCGGTCTACTACACTCTCGCGCTCTAA
- a CDS encoding Jag family protein, which translates to MSDVTDIQAHDEVLKDQDAPSVDELEEEGDIAADYIEELLDIADLDGDIEIEARGGRSYLSVTASESESLRVLSKPETVGALQELTRIAVQARTGRFSRLILDVGGSRDARAAELSALVDRAVERLEEGAESAALPPMSSYERKLVHDIVAERGFTSESEGEGRDRHTVIKR; encoded by the coding sequence ATGAGTGACGTGACCGACATCCAGGCCCACGACGAAGTTCTGAAAGATCAGGACGCGCCGAGCGTTGATGAACTCGAAGAAGAGGGCGACATCGCGGCGGACTACATTGAGGAACTCCTCGACATCGCCGACCTTGATGGGGACATCGAGATCGAAGCGCGGGGAGGTCGCTCCTACCTTTCGGTAACTGCATCCGAGTCGGAGAGTCTCCGTGTGCTGTCGAAGCCGGAGACGGTGGGCGCCTTGCAGGAGCTCACGCGTATTGCGGTGCAGGCCCGGACTGGACGGTTCTCCCGACTCATTCTTGACGTTGGTGGCTCGCGGGATGCTCGGGCAGCTGAACTCTCGGCGCTGGTGGACCGTGCGGTCGAGCGTCTCGAAGAGGGAGCAGAGTCGGCAGCACTGCCCCCTATGTCGTCCTATGAACGCAAGCTTGTGCACGACATCGTGGCCGAGCGCGGCTTCACCTCCGAGTCTGAGGGCGAGGGGCGAGACCGCCACACGGTCATCAAGCGCTAG
- the murJ gene encoding murein biosynthesis integral membrane protein MurJ yields the protein MTEAGRGGIGRASALLASGTIVSRILGFVNAIVLAGAIGYIGAAADGFTLATQIPNSIYALIAGGLLSAVLVPQVVRAATHEDGGQLFINRLVTLGVVVFLLVTIAATLSAPLLVSLYAQSGERGFSGAGMQLAIALAYWCLPQIFFYSLYSLLGQVLNARGIFGPFTWAPALNNVIAIAGIALFIVLFGPDPAHRDASVWTPTMIAVLGGTATLGIAAQALVLTLFWRRAGLRYRPNFRWRGVGLGRTGAAAAWVFGMILITQLAAIVETRVATLATGSASLGALKYAWLIFMLPHSIVTVSIATAYFTRMSGHARDGRIDEVRSDLSSALRVILLIMVFAAVALAAVSVPFAAVFGGDFEDVSALGLVIVAYLVGLIPFTVLFLLQRVYYSLDDTRTVFFLQVLQSALFVVGVLAVAAAPTSLIAIGIALVMSGANAIQTVVAWMLLRKRLGGLDGRRIILRGLQYLVAALVSGGIGALLVLALGGYTEGGFGSSSRLGGILTMAGAGAAMALVYLGILWVIRNPELRSLVQPIRSRFGRESQE from the coding sequence ATGACTGAGGCTGGGCGCGGAGGCATCGGTAGGGCGAGTGCTCTACTCGCGTCGGGCACGATCGTCTCCAGGATCCTCGGCTTCGTCAACGCCATCGTGCTCGCGGGGGCGATCGGGTACATCGGCGCAGCAGCCGACGGCTTCACGCTGGCCACCCAAATCCCCAACAGCATCTACGCCCTCATCGCCGGTGGTCTCCTGAGTGCTGTGCTCGTGCCGCAAGTGGTGCGCGCGGCGACCCACGAAGATGGCGGGCAACTCTTCATCAACCGACTCGTCACCCTCGGTGTTGTCGTTTTTCTCCTGGTCACCATCGCGGCAACCCTGTCAGCGCCGCTCCTCGTGAGCCTGTACGCGCAGTCCGGCGAACGCGGATTCAGCGGCGCCGGGATGCAGTTGGCCATCGCTCTCGCGTACTGGTGTCTGCCGCAGATCTTCTTCTATTCGCTCTACAGCCTGCTCGGGCAGGTACTCAACGCTCGGGGAATCTTCGGGCCGTTCACGTGGGCGCCCGCCCTCAACAACGTCATCGCGATCGCGGGCATCGCACTGTTCATCGTGCTGTTCGGACCGGACCCAGCCCATCGCGACGCCTCCGTGTGGACACCGACAATGATCGCGGTGCTCGGTGGTACGGCGACCCTCGGCATCGCAGCCCAAGCGCTCGTGTTGACCCTGTTCTGGCGCAGGGCCGGCCTACGCTACCGCCCCAACTTCCGTTGGCGGGGGGTGGGGCTGGGTCGCACGGGCGCGGCCGCGGCGTGGGTCTTCGGCATGATCCTCATCACACAGCTCGCGGCGATCGTCGAAACCCGAGTGGCCACGCTTGCCACCGGCAGCGCATCCCTCGGCGCGCTCAAATACGCGTGGCTGATCTTTATGCTCCCGCATTCGATCGTGACCGTCTCCATCGCCACCGCCTACTTCACACGCATGAGCGGTCACGCGCGCGACGGGCGGATCGACGAGGTCCGCAGCGACCTGTCCTCTGCGCTGCGCGTCATCCTGCTCATCATGGTGTTCGCGGCCGTGGCACTGGCCGCCGTCTCGGTGCCGTTCGCGGCCGTCTTCGGCGGAGACTTCGAGGATGTCAGCGCTCTCGGCCTCGTCATCGTGGCCTACCTCGTTGGGCTGATCCCCTTCACCGTGCTTTTCCTCCTCCAGCGCGTCTATTACTCGCTCGACGACACCCGCACCGTGTTTTTCCTCCAGGTGCTGCAGTCCGCTCTGTTTGTTGTTGGCGTGCTGGCCGTTGCCGCCGCACCGACCTCGCTCATCGCCATCGGTATCGCCCTCGTCATGAGCGGCGCGAACGCGATTCAGACCGTCGTCGCATGGATGCTGCTGCGCAAGCGACTCGGAGGCCTCGACGGTCGTCGCATCATCCTGCGTGGGCTCCAGTACCTCGTCGCCGCCCTCGTGTCCGGCGGAATCGGCGCCCTCCTGGTACTCGCGCTCGGCGGCTACACGGAGGGTGGGTTCGGATCGTCGAGTCGGCTCGGTGGCATCCTCACCATGGCCGGCGCCGGCGCCGCGATGGCGTTGGTGTACCTCGGCATCCTGTGGGTGATCCGCAATCCCGAGCTGAGGTCTCTCGTGCAACCCATCCGTTCCCGTTTCGGTCGCGAATCCCAGGAATAG
- a CDS encoding aminotransferase-like domain-containing protein — protein sequence MSTQGNNLDPWYTHYADRTAGLAASEVRALFAVASRPEVVSLAGGMPFVSALPQELIAGAFERTMRDYGPTALQYGSGQGMPALREHILEVMALEGIRGGVDDVVVTTGSQHALELVTKLFINPGDVVIAEAPSYVTALTVFKSFQAHVNHVVTDEHGLIPEALEEAIAALRAEGRTIKFLYTVPTFGNPSGVTMSWERRLRVLEICRANNILVLEDNPYGLLYFGAPAPHAMRSVEEDGVIYLGTFSKTLAPGFRLGWVLAPHAIREKLILANEAAVLSPSSFTQHVVSEYLDEADWKGQIDTFRGVYRERRDAMLLALDDYLPDLSWTHPDGGFYVWVTLPDNLDSKSMLPRAVKELVAYTPGTAFYADGNGRTNIRLSFCYPTPEFIREGIRRLSTVINGELELLTTFSQTAPLSVSLPDDTIISPPANLG from the coding sequence ATGAGCACTCAGGGCAACAACCTCGACCCGTGGTACACCCACTACGCGGACCGCACAGCCGGCCTCGCCGCCTCCGAGGTCCGTGCACTGTTTGCCGTCGCCTCGCGCCCCGAGGTCGTCTCCCTCGCGGGAGGTATGCCGTTCGTCTCGGCACTTCCACAAGAGCTCATCGCCGGCGCGTTCGAGCGCACGATGCGCGACTATGGCCCAACTGCACTCCAGTACGGATCAGGCCAGGGGATGCCCGCCCTCCGCGAGCACATCCTCGAGGTCATGGCACTCGAAGGCATCCGCGGTGGCGTCGACGACGTCGTTGTGACCACCGGCTCGCAGCACGCGCTCGAGCTGGTCACCAAACTTTTCATCAACCCGGGTGATGTCGTCATCGCCGAAGCGCCGAGTTATGTGACGGCGCTGACGGTCTTTAAATCGTTCCAGGCGCACGTGAATCATGTGGTGACCGACGAGCACGGACTCATCCCCGAGGCACTTGAGGAGGCCATCGCCGCGCTTCGCGCCGAGGGTCGCACCATCAAGTTCCTGTACACGGTTCCCACCTTCGGCAACCCGTCCGGTGTCACGATGTCGTGGGAGCGCCGCCTCCGGGTGCTCGAGATCTGCCGGGCCAACAACATCCTGGTTCTCGAGGACAATCCCTACGGGCTCCTGTACTTTGGTGCGCCTGCCCCGCACGCCATGCGGTCGGTGGAAGAAGACGGGGTGATCTACCTCGGCACCTTCTCCAAGACCCTGGCACCCGGGTTCCGCCTCGGATGGGTGCTCGCGCCCCACGCTATTCGAGAAAAGCTCATTCTTGCGAACGAGGCGGCGGTGCTCTCCCCCAGTTCCTTCACGCAGCACGTCGTGAGCGAATACCTCGACGAGGCCGACTGGAAGGGCCAGATCGACACCTTCCGCGGCGTCTACCGCGAGCGACGGGATGCCATGCTCCTCGCTCTCGACGACTACCTGCCCGATCTGTCCTGGACCCACCCGGACGGCGGTTTCTACGTCTGGGTGACGTTGCCCGACAACCTGGACTCCAAGTCGATGCTCCCCCGCGCGGTCAAAGAACTTGTCGCTTACACCCCGGGTACGGCTTTTTACGCCGACGGAAACGGGCGCACGAACATCCGGTTGTCGTTCTGCTACCCCACCCCGGAGTTCATCAGGGAGGGCATCCGCCGGCTCTCCACCGTCATCAACGGCGAACTCGAGCTGCTCACGACGTTTTCGCAGACCGCGCCGCTCAGCGTGAGCCTGCCCGACGACACCATCATCAGTCCGCCCGCCAACCTCGGCTAA
- a CDS encoding D-alanine--D-alanine ligase family protein: MSPRILVLAGGISHERDVSLRSGRRVADSLAEHGLSVELRDPDATLLHYLRETRPDVVWPALHGASGEDGALRGLLDFIGIPYVGSRADAARLAWDKPTAKTLVARAGVRTPASIALSRDAFRELGAHSILEEISDEFSGPLVVKPAQGGSAQGVTMVEDRSLLPRAMVDAYTYCDVALIEQKISGTEIAVGVIDNGAGPVALPAVEIEPLSGVYSFEARYNAGETRFYVPARISEDVAARAIEAALAAHGALGLRHISRVDLIIDGAGTPWFLEANVLPGLTETSILPQALEAAGHDLGWVYHALAEAAIAESKG, translated from the coding sequence ATGTCCCCACGCATTCTTGTTCTCGCCGGCGGTATCTCCCACGAAAGGGACGTTTCGCTTCGCTCCGGGCGCCGCGTAGCTGACAGCCTCGCCGAACACGGCCTGAGCGTTGAGCTCCGCGATCCCGATGCCACCCTTCTCCACTACTTGCGCGAGACGCGACCCGACGTCGTGTGGCCCGCTCTGCACGGTGCCAGCGGTGAGGATGGCGCGCTCCGAGGGCTCCTGGATTTCATCGGTATTCCGTACGTGGGTTCGCGCGCCGACGCCGCGCGGCTGGCGTGGGATAAACCGACCGCCAAGACACTCGTCGCGCGCGCCGGAGTGCGCACACCCGCCTCGATCGCGTTGTCGCGGGATGCTTTCCGTGAACTGGGAGCGCACAGCATCCTCGAAGAGATCTCCGACGAGTTCTCGGGACCGCTCGTCGTCAAGCCCGCTCAGGGCGGTTCGGCGCAGGGTGTGACGATGGTGGAGGACCGATCGCTACTCCCCCGCGCGATGGTCGACGCCTACACCTATTGCGACGTTGCGCTCATCGAACAGAAGATTTCGGGCACCGAGATCGCTGTCGGAGTCATCGATAACGGAGCGGGCCCCGTCGCTCTTCCCGCGGTCGAGATCGAACCGCTCTCCGGTGTGTACAGCTTCGAGGCGCGGTACAACGCCGGTGAGACGCGCTTCTATGTTCCGGCGCGCATCTCCGAGGATGTCGCGGCCCGAGCCATCGAGGCCGCCCTCGCCGCTCACGGGGCACTTGGCCTACGGCACATCTCTCGTGTTGATCTCATCATCGACGGCGCTGGAACCCCGTGGTTTCTCGAAGCCAACGTTCTTCCCGGCCTTACCGAAACGTCGATCCTCCCCCAAGCTCTCGAGGCGGCGGGACACGATCTCGGTTGGGTGTATCACGCACTCGCAGAAGCGGCGATCGCCGAGTCGAAGGGTTAG
- the trxA gene encoding thioredoxin, which yields MSNAKDVTDATFADEVLNSSDTIMVDFWAEWCGPCRAVSPILDQIAAENPDKLKIVKLNVDDNPQMAMKYQITSIPAMKVFRGGEVVKTVIGAKPKPALEADLAEFLA from the coding sequence ATGTCCAACGCCAAGGATGTCACCGACGCGACTTTCGCGGACGAGGTGCTCAACTCATCCGACACGATCATGGTCGACTTCTGGGCTGAGTGGTGTGGCCCGTGTCGCGCCGTCTCGCCGATCCTCGACCAGATCGCCGCGGAGAACCCCGACAAGCTCAAGATCGTCAAGCTCAACGTCGACGACAACCCGCAGATGGCGATGAAGTACCAGATCACCTCGATTCCCGCGATGAAGGTCTTCCGCGGTGGAGAGGTCGTCAAGACCGTCATCGGCGCAAAGCCGAAGCCGGCCCTCGAGGCCGACCTCGCGGAGTTCCTGGCGTAA
- the trxB gene encoding thioredoxin-disulfide reductase, translated as MRQLIIIGSGPAGYTAAIYAARANMNPLVIASSVEAGGELMKTTEVENFPGFPEGIQGPELMSKMLAQAEKFGTDVIYDDVVKLELDGEVKRVHLGNGDVVEALAVIFATGSAYRKLGIEDEARLSGLGVSWCATCDGFFFRQKTIAVVGGGDSAMEEATFLTKFADKVYVVHRKDTLRASKTMQDRAFANPKIEFLWNKEVKHIYGDQLVTGVGLVDTQDGSETTIDLSGLFVAIGADPRTHLVHGQLDLNPDGTIAVHGRSSRTNIPGVFAAGDVIDPTYRQAVTAAASGTVAALDAEHYIAALPTDKLALAAV; from the coding sequence ATGCGCCAACTGATCATCATCGGATCGGGCCCCGCCGGGTACACCGCGGCGATCTACGCTGCCCGCGCAAACATGAACCCGCTCGTCATCGCGAGCTCGGTCGAGGCCGGCGGCGAACTGATGAAGACGACCGAGGTCGAGAACTTCCCCGGCTTCCCCGAGGGTATCCAGGGCCCCGAGCTCATGTCCAAGATGCTTGCTCAGGCCGAGAAGTTCGGCACAGACGTCATCTACGACGACGTGGTGAAGCTCGAGCTGGATGGCGAGGTCAAGCGTGTTCACCTCGGCAACGGCGACGTGGTCGAGGCGTTGGCCGTGATCTTCGCGACCGGCTCGGCCTACCGCAAGCTCGGAATCGAGGACGAAGCGCGACTGAGCGGCCTCGGAGTCTCGTGGTGCGCCACGTGTGACGGATTCTTCTTCCGCCAGAAGACGATCGCGGTCGTCGGCGGCGGTGACTCGGCGATGGAGGAGGCGACCTTCCTCACCAAGTTCGCCGACAAGGTCTACGTCGTCCACCGTAAGGACACCCTGCGCGCCTCCAAGACGATGCAGGACCGTGCCTTCGCCAACCCGAAGATCGAGTTCCTCTGGAACAAGGAGGTCAAGCACATCTACGGTGACCAGCTCGTCACCGGTGTTGGCCTCGTCGACACGCAGGATGGCTCGGAGACCACCATCGACCTGAGCGGACTGTTCGTCGCCATCGGCGCCGACCCGCGCACGCACCTCGTGCACGGCCAGCTCGATCTCAACCCGGACGGAACGATCGCGGTGCACGGGCGCTCGTCGCGCACGAACATCCCGGGCGTCTTCGCTGCGGGGGATGTGATCGACCCGACGTACCGCCAGGCGGTCACCGCCGCGGCATCCGGAACGGTCGCCGCCCTCGATGCCGAGCACTACATCGCCGCTCTGCCCACCGACAAGCTCGCCCTCGCTGCCGTCTAG
- a CDS encoding ParA family protein, which yields MKQSDGLSAEAPAFDDSTPLAREVADLTRRRLAIAADQLPLPPAPRIFTVANQKGGVGKTTTAVNLAAALARAGANVLVIDLDPQGNASTALGVEHRAETASVYDVLVGDASMSDVVQKSPEFDHLYCVPATIHLAGAEIELVSLVAREQRLRTPLDAYLAENTFHYVFIDCPPSLGLLTINAFVAAQEVLIPIQCEYYALEGLSQLLSNIQLIERHLNPALTVSTILLTMYDSRTNLANQVVQDVRDHFPDQVLDTVIPRSVRISEAPSYGQSVVSYDANSPGSLSYLEAAAEIARRGAPQ from the coding sequence GTGAAACAATCCGATGGACTGAGCGCCGAAGCACCGGCATTCGACGACTCCACCCCGCTCGCGCGGGAAGTCGCTGACCTCACTCGACGCCGTCTGGCGATAGCCGCCGACCAGCTTCCCCTGCCACCCGCACCGCGAATCTTCACCGTTGCTAACCAGAAGGGCGGAGTCGGAAAAACGACTACCGCCGTGAACCTCGCCGCAGCGCTCGCTCGAGCCGGGGCGAACGTTCTGGTCATCGACTTGGATCCACAGGGCAACGCATCGACGGCACTCGGCGTGGAGCACCGTGCCGAAACCGCGAGTGTGTACGACGTTCTCGTGGGGGATGCCTCAATGAGCGATGTGGTGCAGAAGAGCCCGGAGTTCGACCACCTGTACTGCGTACCCGCCACCATTCACCTCGCCGGCGCAGAGATCGAGTTGGTCTCGCTCGTCGCTCGCGAGCAGCGCCTGCGCACGCCCCTCGACGCCTACCTGGCAGAGAACACCTTCCACTACGTCTTCATCGACTGCCCACCGTCGCTCGGACTGCTGACGATCAACGCATTTGTTGCAGCCCAGGAAGTGCTCATCCCCATCCAGTGTGAGTACTACGCACTCGAGGGTCTGAGCCAGCTCCTCAGCAACATCCAGCTCATCGAGCGTCACTTGAACCCAGCGTTGACCGTCTCCACAATCCTCCTGACGATGTACGACTCGCGCACCAATCTCGCCAACCAGGTGGTGCAGGACGTACGGGATCACTTCCCCGATCAGGTTCTCGATACGGTCATCCCGCGCTCGGTACGCATCTCCGAGGCGCCGAGCTACGGTCAAAGCGTCGTGAGCTACGACGCCAATTCGCCCGGGTCGCTCTCGTACCTCGAGGCGGCGGCCGAGATCGCACGACGAGGAGCACCCCAGTAA
- a CDS encoding ParB/RepB/Spo0J family partition protein, whose protein sequence is MAAPKRTGLGRGIGALIPSGDDSARPVDVFFPGAEGLAAVPGLRLANIALNEIVPNPQQPRKEFREEELAELVVSIREFGVLQPIVVRPLADAQPGGPQYELIMGERRLRASKQVGTRTIPAVIKNTADEDMLRDALLENIHRANLNAIDEASAYQQLLADFGVTQDELAQRIGRSRPQITNTLRLLKLPEPIRNRVAAGVLSAGHARAILAAGDPAAMERLADKIVNEELSVRAAEAIVATASPKPAKTKPTAGGRQGQLDEIAQGLEDRLNTRVKVTLGSSKGQIVIDFATVADLNRILGELGQPGFTR, encoded by the coding sequence ATGGCAGCACCAAAGAGAACCGGGCTGGGTCGAGGGATAGGCGCGCTGATCCCGAGCGGTGATGACTCGGCCCGACCGGTTGACGTCTTCTTCCCTGGCGCCGAGGGTCTGGCTGCGGTGCCGGGGCTGCGGCTCGCGAACATCGCGCTGAATGAGATCGTGCCGAACCCGCAGCAGCCGCGCAAGGAGTTCCGGGAGGAGGAACTTGCAGAGCTCGTTGTGTCGATCCGTGAATTCGGGGTGCTCCAGCCCATCGTTGTTCGTCCACTCGCGGACGCCCAACCGGGCGGACCCCAGTATGAGCTCATCATGGGGGAGCGCCGCCTCCGCGCCAGTAAACAGGTCGGAACCAGAACGATCCCCGCGGTCATCAAGAACACCGCAGACGAGGACATGTTGCGGGATGCCCTCCTCGAGAACATCCACCGCGCGAACCTCAACGCCATCGACGAGGCATCCGCCTATCAGCAGCTTCTCGCAGACTTCGGGGTGACGCAGGACGAGCTCGCGCAGCGCATCGGCCGGTCTCGCCCGCAGATCACCAACACCCTGCGACTTCTGAAGCTGCCGGAGCCCATCCGCAATCGCGTCGCCGCTGGTGTGCTGAGCGCGGGACATGCTCGCGCCATCCTGGCTGCCGGGGACCCCGCGGCCATGGAGCGTCTCGCCGACAAGATCGTCAACGAAGAGCTCTCCGTTCGCGCAGCCGAGGCGATCGTCGCGACGGCCTCGCCGAAACCTGCCAAAACAAAACCCACGGCCGGCGGACGTCAAGGTCAGCTCGATGAGATTGCTCAGGGGCTCGAGGACCGGCTCAACACCCGTGTGAAGGTCACCCTCGGTTCGAGCAAAGGGCAGATCGTTATCGACTTCGCGACCGTCGCTGACCTCAACCGGATCCTGGGGGAGCTCGGTCAACCCGGCTTCACCCGATAG
- a CDS encoding DUF6049 family protein, with the protein MVGARIIRGAAVLLLALGVSAVGLPATTAHAAEGDPVPLAVIVPIVAPASETGLIDAERLEEYTSVGGELSRQLDAAIGRPVTLAIDPRVLVSIRVLGTSAPASATQWLDRLRGAVNESFLLTYADSDVTLGTQSGSPVVLEPQNFDFAIDSALFGPANPSPTGTPTPEPTDAPTPALPTTAELLAWDSDFPGLIWPRAGTVAASDLAAFTASGYNTAMLSSGQVARPEATGPSVLVGDLPAIVTDDAVSAALATAANTSTPAGLQPAISSLDAAIAAAGSPSTGPVSVVASFERSVPRAGTNTSSTLAALQSAASVRLVPLSVALEGEPRQADLIEGAQDAERLAEGERLLLAEGAEARFATIVEDSTSVTAPRRLRVLALMSNAWITNTPEWSDAVLNYLSSSEDLRAAVGIVTTSPFTLVADNGALPIPVSNSLSVPVRVFLTVRPLTAQLAVSESLVEVVIEPNAQGLARVPVQAISNGSVQVVMTLSSASGAQIGQPATTEINVQAGWETPIVIVIAVIVVLVFAGGIVRNIVRRRRGHTSTDETATDD; encoded by the coding sequence GAAACCGGACTCATCGATGCCGAACGCCTCGAGGAGTACACGAGCGTCGGCGGTGAGCTTTCCCGTCAGCTCGATGCGGCGATTGGCCGCCCGGTGACCTTGGCGATCGACCCGCGTGTTCTCGTGTCGATCCGCGTGCTCGGAACATCGGCACCGGCGTCGGCCACCCAATGGCTCGACCGTCTCCGAGGTGCCGTCAACGAGAGCTTCCTCCTCACCTACGCGGACTCCGACGTGACACTCGGCACCCAGTCCGGCAGCCCCGTTGTGCTCGAGCCGCAGAACTTCGACTTCGCCATCGACTCCGCGCTGTTCGGCCCGGCGAATCCATCGCCGACCGGCACACCGACACCCGAACCCACGGACGCGCCGACTCCCGCGCTGCCCACCACCGCCGAACTGCTCGCGTGGGACAGCGACTTCCCCGGTCTGATCTGGCCACGCGCCGGAACGGTCGCCGCCTCAGACCTCGCTGCCTTCACCGCGAGCGGATACAACACCGCAATGCTGTCGTCGGGTCAGGTCGCCCGGCCCGAGGCGACGGGGCCCTCGGTCCTCGTCGGGGACCTCCCCGCGATCGTCACCGACGACGCCGTGAGCGCGGCACTGGCCACCGCCGCCAACACGTCCACCCCGGCGGGACTGCAGCCCGCGATATCCAGCCTCGACGCGGCCATCGCCGCGGCGGGAAGCCCCAGCACGGGCCCCGTGAGTGTTGTCGCCTCGTTCGAGCGGAGTGTGCCGAGAGCGGGGACGAACACGTCGAGCACCCTCGCGGCACTCCAGTCGGCGGCATCCGTGCGGCTTGTTCCGCTCAGTGTCGCTCTCGAGGGCGAGCCCCGGCAGGCCGATCTCATCGAGGGAGCTCAGGATGCCGAGCGTCTCGCCGAGGGAGAGCGACTGTTGCTCGCCGAGGGTGCGGAGGCGCGCTTCGCGACCATCGTCGAGGACTCGACGTCGGTCACCGCACCCCGGCGGCTCCGTGTGCTCGCGCTCATGTCGAACGCGTGGATCACGAACACCCCGGAGTGGTCGGATGCCGTACTGAACTACCTGTCGAGCTCGGAGGATCTTCGCGCCGCCGTCGGGATCGTCACGACGAGTCCGTTCACGCTCGTCGCCGATAACGGGGCGCTCCCCATCCCCGTGAGCAATTCGCTGAGCGTGCCCGTTCGTGTGTTTCTCACCGTCAGGCCACTCACGGCGCAGCTCGCCGTCTCGGAGTCTCTCGTCGAGGTGGTCATCGAGCCCAATGCCCAGGGCCTCGCGCGGGTGCCCGTCCAGGCGATCTCGAACGGGAGCGTGCAGGTCGTCATGACGCTGAGCAGTGCATCCGGCGCACAGATCGGCCAGCCCGCGACCACGGAGATCAACGTTCAGGCGGGTTGGGAGACCCCGATCGTGATTGTCATCGCGGTCATCGTTGTGCTCGTGTTCGCCGGCGGCATTGTGCGCAACATCGTGCGCCGGCGTCGCGGTCACACCTCGACGGACGAAACCGCTACCGATGACTGA
- the rsmG gene encoding 16S rRNA (guanine(527)-N(7))-methyltransferase RsmG, with translation MSMLESEPDVAKELFGTRIDRARQYAADLERWGEELGLIGPLELPRLWTRHLVNCVLPAPLLSPGFVGDVGSGAGLPGLVLAIARPDVHMVLIEPMERRTEWLLAESERLELDNVTVVRARAEEARLAQPLDQVTARAVTALSKLIPITVPLVRSGGELVFMKGERVNQEVDAATKVIRKFRLRDVSVVTLGEGITPEATRVFRATVD, from the coding sequence ATGTCGATGCTCGAGTCCGAACCAGACGTAGCTAAGGAACTCTTCGGCACCCGGATCGATCGGGCACGGCAGTACGCCGCAGATCTCGAGCGGTGGGGCGAGGAGCTCGGGCTCATCGGCCCGCTGGAGCTTCCGCGTTTATGGACCCGTCACCTCGTGAACTGCGTCCTACCCGCCCCGCTTCTCTCTCCTGGCTTCGTGGGGGATGTCGGCAGCGGCGCAGGGTTACCCGGTCTCGTCCTCGCTATTGCCCGCCCCGATGTTCACATGGTGTTGATCGAGCCGATGGAACGCCGAACCGAATGGTTGTTGGCGGAGTCCGAGCGTCTCGAACTCGACAATGTCACTGTCGTCCGGGCGCGCGCGGAGGAAGCTCGGCTCGCTCAGCCCCTAGATCAGGTCACCGCGCGCGCGGTGACCGCGCTCTCGAAACTCATCCCCATCACCGTCCCGCTCGTTCGATCGGGTGGCGAGCTCGTTTTTATGAAGGGCGAGCGAGTGAACCAGGAGGTGGATGCGGCGACAAAGGTCATCCGTAAATTCCGCCTGCGGGACGTCTCGGTGGTAACCCTTGGCGAGGGGATAACACCGGAAGCCACTCGGGTCTTTCGGGCTACAGTGGACTGA